The following are from one region of the Alkalimarinus sediminis genome:
- a CDS encoding LPS-assembly protein LptD: protein MTKTVYQFAHLLVLPLTIASTQAWADESNSGEGRAKTAAEIDWRPKELMSEAERSKLSAICKGGYVVPSYLPDDSPPVSQDPSQNPMRVRADRASFDAEQNAYIEGGVEIYQAPFLLNGDTANLDQKANSVTVNGDIRLRSPEMLLTGNKVNYDIESGAFTIEESSYLAHKEGFRGQSASVKRPSENIVIIEDGTITRCDPHDKSWSVAASEITLDQAEGVGYAEHFRFRVQDVPIFYFPWVTFPINDDRKSGFLYPSIGSSNVGRGAAFTAPYYFNLAPNYDATLTPAYIHGRGLYTELEGRHLNTFGESRINLGYIHEDEEHIKDYPWRDGQRWGLSFENESTIADGWKSTIDYNVVSDNDYLEDLARSLSIENETHLDRVWKVNYIGDVWQFDGSVHGYQTVDSTVTEANKPYSRLPELNLIGSWNNEVFDWSVDSQYTYFFRDDELLTGNDKVQGNRLRIKPEVSMPMEQLWGYLTPSLKVDQTNYALEDNGLGDDDISRTVPFATLDTGLYFDRPFQFGTQDYNQTLEPRAFYVYSPEVKQDDIPDFDTSVKSFSYSQLFSDDRFVGGDRVGDNNRVTLGLTSRFTQLSSGIDSAVFSIGKIYYLEDQNVNLDGEGSHSESESPFAGEFILTPVQGLDLKVTGLWDDSESKTVEGNSNLSFHTQDYGYVLNLGHTYKDDDAPLEQANISTIVPVTKKISAFGRWLYDLNDKRTAGTLAGLEYRSCCWRAQVLSSSYLTDDSELSHTILFRIELKGLAGFGESGEEIDEQVPGYLGRERLYH, encoded by the coding sequence ATGACTAAAACGGTTTATCAATTTGCACACTTACTAGTGCTGCCGCTGACTATAGCCTCTACGCAGGCATGGGCTGACGAGTCGAATTCAGGTGAAGGGCGCGCTAAAACCGCAGCAGAAATTGATTGGCGGCCCAAAGAGCTGATGAGCGAAGCTGAGCGGAGTAAGTTGTCTGCCATCTGCAAAGGGGGCTATGTTGTACCTTCTTATCTACCTGATGACAGTCCTCCTGTTTCACAAGACCCCTCTCAAAACCCTATGAGGGTACGGGCCGATAGAGCGTCATTTGATGCTGAGCAAAATGCCTATATAGAAGGAGGAGTTGAAATATACCAAGCGCCCTTCTTATTAAATGGTGATACGGCCAATTTAGATCAGAAAGCTAACAGTGTTACGGTGAATGGTGACATTCGTTTAAGAAGCCCAGAGATGTTGTTGACTGGAAATAAAGTTAATTATGATATTGAGTCTGGGGCATTTACCATTGAAGAGTCCTCATACTTGGCCCATAAAGAAGGGTTTCGTGGCCAGTCTGCCTCGGTCAAGAGGCCTTCAGAAAATATAGTTATCATCGAAGATGGCACCATCACTCGCTGCGACCCTCATGATAAATCATGGTCCGTTGCCGCCAGTGAAATCACCCTTGATCAGGCAGAAGGTGTTGGCTATGCCGAGCATTTTCGTTTCAGGGTTCAGGATGTCCCTATTTTTTACTTCCCTTGGGTGACGTTCCCGATTAACGATGATCGAAAGAGTGGTTTTCTGTACCCCTCTATCGGTAGCTCAAATGTGGGGCGAGGTGCTGCGTTTACGGCTCCTTATTACTTCAATTTGGCACCAAACTATGACGCCACATTAACCCCCGCATATATACATGGGCGAGGCCTTTACACAGAGCTTGAAGGGCGGCATTTAAATACTTTTGGCGAGTCAAGAATAAATCTTGGCTATATTCATGAAGATGAAGAGCATATTAAAGACTACCCTTGGAGAGACGGCCAGCGCTGGGGGCTAAGCTTTGAGAATGAGTCGACAATAGCGGATGGTTGGAAGTCTACTATCGACTATAACGTGGTTAGCGATAATGATTATCTTGAAGACTTGGCTCGTAGTTTGAGTATAGAAAACGAGACCCACCTGGACCGAGTTTGGAAGGTGAATTATATCGGTGATGTCTGGCAGTTTGATGGTTCGGTGCATGGTTATCAAACAGTTGACTCGACTGTTACCGAGGCTAACAAACCATACTCTAGACTGCCTGAGCTCAACTTAATCGGTAGTTGGAATAATGAAGTATTCGACTGGTCTGTCGATTCTCAATATACCTACTTCTTTCGTGATGATGAGCTCTTGACGGGTAATGATAAAGTGCAGGGTAATAGACTTAGAATAAAGCCCGAAGTCTCGATGCCAATGGAACAGCTGTGGGGGTACCTTACGCCCTCATTAAAAGTTGACCAGACTAATTATGCTCTGGAGGACAATGGGTTAGGTGATGATGATATTAGTCGTACAGTGCCATTTGCGACTCTTGATACCGGGCTCTATTTTGATCGACCCTTTCAGTTTGGCACTCAAGACTACAATCAAACATTAGAACCAAGGGCATTTTACGTCTACTCACCAGAAGTTAAACAGGACGATATTCCAGATTTTGATACCTCCGTGAAGTCATTTAGCTACTCGCAGTTATTCTCAGACGATCGATTTGTCGGAGGTGATAGAGTAGGTGACAACAACAGGGTCACACTAGGTCTAACATCACGATTTACTCAGCTTTCTAGCGGTATAGATAGTGCAGTCTTCAGTATTGGTAAAATTTACTACTTAGAAGATCAAAATGTAAACCTCGATGGAGAGGGTAGTCACTCGGAAAGTGAGTCGCCTTTTGCAGGCGAGTTTATTCTTACACCGGTACAAGGCTTGGATTTAAAAGTAACCGGCTTATGGGATGATAGCGAGAGCAAAACGGTTGAAGGTAATAGTAATCTTAGCTTTCACACTCAGGATTATGGCTATGTGCTAAACCTAGGGCACACCTACAAAGACGATGATGCACCTTTGGAGCAAGCTAACATCTCTACTATTGTCCCTGTGACGAAAAAAATAAGTGCCTTTGGTCGCTGGTTGTATGATCTTAACGACAAGAGAACCGCTGGTACATTGGCAGGTTTAGAGTACCGCAGTTGCTGTTGGCGTGCTCAGGTGTTATCAAGCAGTTATTTAACGGATGACTCTGAGTTATCTCACACCATTTTATTTCGAATTGAGTTAAAAGGTCTGGCTGGCTTTGGCGAAAGTGGTGAAGAGATTGATGAGCAGGTGCCAGGATATTTAGGTCGAGAGCGTTTATATCATTAA
- a CDS encoding aminoglycoside phosphotransferase family protein, with product MDLRLQQLSEWLKQYFNGEAFDIKPVSGDASFRRYFRIEQHSGGGAAPKQWIAMDAPPEKENSLPFIAIARHWASKGIQVPHIEAFDLSQGFMLLGDFGDTLLLSAIAADANRTTPLYQSALTALTEIQACSSPADYSLPPYNRELLAREMELFRDWLVSNKLGLPLSTADHKLLDHAFDILIDEALAQPTVCVHRDYHSRNLMELSDQSIGIIDFQDAVIGPITYDAVSLLRDCYIVLPPSFVDQRLKEFHQATLAAGLHSVDFAQFQRWFDLMGVQRHLKAAGIFARLSLRDGKHDYLNDIPRTVQYIEKTTANYPQLADFNHWLNTIVIPAINDTLLSTNTNNTNNTNNTNNTNTNNTNTNNTKNNTQSTVSQDS from the coding sequence ATGGATCTGAGATTACAACAGCTAAGTGAATGGCTAAAGCAATACTTTAATGGTGAAGCATTCGACATCAAACCTGTCTCTGGAGATGCGAGCTTCCGTCGCTATTTTAGGATTGAGCAACACTCAGGGGGAGGAGCTGCTCCCAAACAGTGGATTGCAATGGATGCACCACCAGAAAAAGAGAACAGCCTTCCTTTTATTGCTATTGCACGTCATTGGGCGTCTAAAGGTATTCAGGTCCCCCATATTGAAGCCTTCGATTTGAGCCAAGGATTTATGCTGTTAGGGGATTTTGGTGACACCCTTCTACTAAGCGCCATTGCTGCAGATGCAAACAGAACCACCCCGCTTTACCAGTCGGCGCTCACAGCATTAACCGAGATTCAAGCATGCAGTTCACCTGCAGATTACAGTTTGCCACCCTATAATCGCGAGCTACTCGCTCGTGAGATGGAGTTGTTCCGTGATTGGCTGGTTTCAAATAAGCTCGGACTACCATTGAGCACAGCAGACCACAAACTACTCGACCATGCTTTCGATATTTTAATCGATGAAGCACTCGCCCAACCGACTGTTTGCGTTCACCGAGACTATCATTCTCGCAACCTGATGGAGCTCAGCGATCAGTCAATCGGTATAATAGACTTCCAGGATGCAGTCATTGGCCCTATCACTTACGATGCAGTTTCACTGCTAAGAGACTGTTATATCGTTTTACCACCTTCATTTGTTGATCAGCGCCTAAAAGAGTTTCACCAAGCGACACTTGCAGCAGGCTTACACAGTGTAGATTTTGCACAATTTCAACGTTGGTTTGACCTAATGGGCGTACAAAGGCACTTAAAGGCGGCAGGGATTTTTGCTCGATTATCTTTGAGAGATGGCAAACATGATTACCTAAACGATATACCAAGAACCGTTCAGTATATCGAGAAAACTACTGCAAACTACCCGCAGTTGGCTGACTTCAACCACTGGCTTAACACCATTGTGATACCAGCCATTAACGACACTCTACTCTCGACCAACACCAAC